The Arachis hypogaea cultivar Tifrunner chromosome 19, arahy.Tifrunner.gnm2.J5K5, whole genome shotgun sequence genome has a window encoding:
- the LOC112776124 gene encoding auxin-induced in root cultures protein 12, with product MASQTLLVSIAIFITLFSSTAHSLTCKSPKLSGSQTYANCTDLSALGATLHFTYNATNSSISVAFSAAPPSNGWVAWGVNTAGGGMIGAQALIAYKHSDGKLAVDLYNLTSYGGIDPVKKLSVDTWDVSAEESSGAVTIYAGVKIPAKADNVSQVWQVGPVVSGKPGKHDMGKENLAAKSALPGTAASAVAPAPASGSGGNTTGGGSNKSGAASLMGERFSLGFYLTVILVMAGFLSM from the coding sequence ATGGCTTCCCAAACCCTCTTAGTCTCCATTGCCATCTTCATCACCCTCTTTTCTTCCACAGCACACTCTCTCACATGTAAATCTCCGAAGCTTTCCGGATCCCAAACCTACGCTAACTGCACCGACCTCTCCGCCCTCGGCGCCACCCTCCACTTCACCTACAACGCCACCAACAGCTCCATCTCCGTCGCATTCTCCGCCGCGCCTCCGTCCAACGGGTGGGTTGCCTGGGGAGTCAACACCGCCGGCGGCGGCATGATCGGAGCACAGGCACTCATCGCCTACAAACACAGCGACGGAAAACTCGCCGTTGACTTGTACAATCTCACCTCGTACGGCGGCATTGACCCCGTCAAGAAACTCTCCGTCGACACCTGGGACGTGTCGGCGGAGGAGTCTAGCGGCGCCGTGACGATCTATGCGGGGGTTAAGATTCCGGCAAAGGCTGACAACGTTAGCCAGGTGTGGCAGGTGGGACCCGTGGTGAGCGGGAAACCAGGAAAGCATGACATGGGGAAAGAGAATCTTGCAGCGAAGTCAGCGCTGCCGGGAACCGCTGCGTCGGCGGTGGCTCCGGCGCCGGCAAGTGGTTCTGGTGGGAACACCACGGGCGGTGGTAGTAACAAGAGTGGTGCGGCTTCGTTGATGGGTGAGAGATTCAGTTTGGGATTTTACCTTACTGTGATTTTGGTTATGGCGGGTTTCTTGAGCATGTGA